In Cryptococcus neoformans var. neoformans B-3501A chromosome 3, whole genome shotgun sequence, the DNA window TCAGAATGCTTGTGCGTATTGTTCTGCAAAATCTGCCTTTGCAAACTGCTGCACCAAGCTTGACAAAGAGCAGCGTTCATGAACCCGAATTTGATTCCCCACGTTTCAGCTACAAGGTTATGCCAGACTTTTTCTGTGTCGAATCATTATCGTCATCACTTGGCTGGGACGACGGTAGGGGATGGTTTTTGTAGGTTtcggaggagaaagaggagtgAATGCGTTTGAACATTTCCCAGATTCACTTGCTTGTTATAGACGGCAGTTTTGACCTTTTCGGGAATCGTAAACTTAACCAGGCGCTCATCgtcctatgcatgcatgccaaagaaaagagaaaaaaaagttaCCCTAAATACAAACCATCATGCACTCCCGCTCTCACCCCACACACTCCCCTACAGCCTCTCCACGACGATCGCAGACGCGGCACCACCGCCGTTGCAGATGGCAGCGACGCCCttctcacccttcttcaaagcgTGCACCAGGGTGACGACAATTCGGGAACCAGAGGAACCGATAGGCTGCGTTTTTCGAGTCAGTttgttgaaagaagggggagggagagtatAAGAAAAAGGACGTACGTGACCGAGGGCGACGGCACCGCCCTTGACGTTGACCTTGGACCTGTCCAAACCGAGCACCCTTTCAGCCGCGACGCCCACCACGGAAAAGGCCTCGTTGAATTCCCAGAGGGCGATCTCGTCCTTGGTCACACCGGCATTCTTGAGAGCAAGGGGTACGGCGAGGGTAGGGGCGGTGGGGAAGTCGATGGGAGCACAAGCGGCGTCGGCGAAGCCTTTTTTGCAGATCAGGTGTTAATAATGGGTATAacaacgaagaagaatggagacATACCGAGAATCTTGGCAAGAGGCTTCAagccttccttctccacaaCCTCGCCAGAAGCCAAGACGACGGCGGAAGCACCGTCGTTGAGGGTGGACGCGTTGGCAGCGGTAACGGTCCCGTTCTCCTTGACAAAGACCGGTCTGATGGTCCTAAACTTGTCCTTCAAAAGCTTCTTGtactcctcgtcctccttgaCCACGACATCTCCCTTTCGGCCCTTGACGGTGACGGGCGCAATCTCATCGGCAAACGCGTCGGCGGCCCACGCTTCTTGGGCGCGGGTGTAGGACGAGAGACAAAAGTCGTCCTGGTCTTCACGGGtgatcttgagcttggcgGCGGTGTGTTCGGCACAGTTGCCCATGGGGAACTTGTTGTACACGTCAAAGAGACCGTCGACGACGAGAGAGTCCTTGGTCTCAAAGTGGCCGAACGCGGGTGTCTGACGGGGGACAAGGAAGCTGTTTGTTACAAAGTCAGCCTGGGGCTCGTTTTGTCTGCGATACATTTGCGAAAAACGTACGGAGCCTGGGACATGCTCTCCATACCACCGGCGACCATGACACCCCTCTGGCCAAGCTGGATGTTTTGGGCGGCAAGCATAATGGCCTTCATACCACTGGCACAGACCTTGttgatggtggtggcatCTGCAGTCTCGGGGATACTATAGTGCATCTGTTGTCAGCACCTTTTTTCcagttttctttttcagaCGCACCCTGCACCGATACCGACCTGCCTGGCGGGCGACTGCCCGACACCAGCCTGGACGACGTTGCCCATGTAAAGCTCCTCGACGCGCTCTGGCTTGATACCGGCCCTCTCGACGGCGTGCTTGACGGCGACGACACCGAGTTGCGGGGCGGAGACGGTGGCGAGGGCGCCGTCCTTTGCGCCGACGGGGGTTCGGGAGGCGGAGACGATGTACACGGGGTTGGCCTGTGGGCGCCAATGTCAGTGTGGCCCAGCGGCAGGCGAAGAGGGGCACGAACCATTATGCGGGCTTGTTTGATGTTTTGTGATAAAAGACGGAGAGAGGTGTGCATGTTTTGTTTATTTACTGAAAAAGCGCGGCGTGGGGGGGAGAGTTGCTCGTACGAGAGGGCGGATCAAGGGTCCACGCACAGGGAACTGGGGTATTTTATGTATTGCGGTAATGGAGAGGCGTCTATAACATTCATGCATGCAAACAGCCACGGCACAGCGCAGCCACTGCTATATATTCTCACGACAATTACCCATTCTATCACGAGCACCCGGGAATCCGGTTTTACACTGCCGGGCCCTCGTAAGCACCCCTCTATCCCCGCCAGCCATGGACGACACTCACCATATTTGCCGAAGAAGGGGATCAGGCTCTGCGCGAGCGTGTACGAGAACACGAGCTTGGGGCCGACGACGAGGATCTGATGCATAGTTCAGTATATGCAATATGCACATTTCATCGACTGCGATGCatgggaaaaaaaaaaaaaaacgaTTAAACTCACCTTGGGAGTCAGTCCCTTGAAGAACGCGCCCATACCCTCCTGCTTGATCATCTCCTTGATAATGGTGGCACCGCCGACGCTGGATCCAAAGTTGGCGTTCTGGATACGGGTCTTGACGACGTCGAGAGGCGCAGCGACGGTGATGGACGCGACCGCACCGGCGATGGAAGCCACAAAGTCTATCCAGCGTTCCGCTTAGCTTTGATACAACACGAACGAACCAGGACATACTCTGAGTCCAGGTGGCGGAAGAGTAGTCGGAAAGCTTGAACAAGAACTCCTTGGTCACAGCAGACCCACCAAACAACTGCCGTATCTCATCAGCTTGTGGCCGTCCAACGGGAGACGATACGAGACATGACTCACGGCAAACGAGCCCGGCGCGTTCCTCGCCATAgtccatccccatcctcgGTACAAGGACCCGATACCCTCGTCCGTCACAAGCTTGAGCAAACCACGTCCGCGGATAGAATCCGGGTTGGTCTGcatcttgatcttgaggACGTCCAGCGGGAGGAGGACCTGTTGTGCATGTTCAGATATTGTAACACGATAAAAACAAGAGCGACTTACGACTTCACCAATACCTGTCAGGCTATTGGTCAATCATATCAGCACGCGTCAAAGCTCGTTCCAACGCGACAACAACAGAATACACTTACGATCCGGCGGTCGCGTGCATCATCATACCACCCCACTTGTTCCCGAAAGTAGACTTGAACCATCCACCGCCATTCTTGTCAATCACATCCCTGAACCAAGGCTGCCCACCAAACTTGTACACCCGCTGGGCGATCTTGTAGCCGGCAGCGTATCCAAGACCGGGGAACAGGGACAAGAACTTTGAGTGGATGGGGGCGGTAGCGGCGGatcggaagatgatggagttgagcgaggtggtggagagcGCGGCCTTGTTGGACATGAGACGCTTGGCGACGGTGTCCTACACAAAACACGAAACAATGAGCCCATGCACACGCGGCCGAGTTCTCGCGGCCAGTATGGCTGGTTCGATGCATATACTCACGACCGGGTGGAAAACAAGCAACTCGGCGACACCTGCCGGGGGGTATAAGCGTCGACCGTGCAGGGGTTCATGGGGATGCGATGGGACTGACCTGAAGCACCTGAACCGAGGACCCTGGCGGTACCGGactctccttttccaagCTTGCCGTCAGCGGGGGGGGACATGGTTGCGGGTGGATGAGAGTACGCTGGGCGGGGAGTAGACGGCGGAGAGGTGGTTTTGTtgcctcttttttttttttttttggcttttTTGTGAAAAAGAGCAGGGCGAGTGATAAGAGAATCAGGTCAACTTTTGCAAAAAGGCACGGCGGGATCCTCCGAGGCGCGGATTTGGGCACGCGCAGTATTCTGGGATCTGGGCGGGAATTGCGTCTGCCAGGTGGGGCTAAACTGGGCCGTCAAGCCGCTTCCGTGGGGAAACTGGGCGCCACACGCGGGATTTGCGGGAATACGTGCCCGCCGTCGTCGGCCGTTGTCTACAACTGGAGACGCAactccccctccccctccccctccccctccccctccccccgcCATCCACACGCACCATGCTCCCCACCGCCGCCCGCCGCTCGCTCGCAGGTCTCATCCCCCCCAAGATCGCCACCCCCGGCGCCGTCGTCCGTCCCTCCCCCCCGCCCGCGCGCAGCTGCTGACCGTAAACCCACTGTAGTCGTCCGGCACCACGTCCGCCAGGACCGCCCAGGTCATCGACTTTTACTCCAAGCTCCCCAAGGGCCCCAAGCCCGCCAGCGAGAGGGTCGGCGGCATCAAGGGCAGGTTCTTCCAGGGCAAGAACGCTTCAGGGTGAGTCGTGGTCGGTGGAACGGGATTGGGATGTACTGTACGAGGATATGCCTGACCACCCTCGCAGCGCGCCCGTCGTCGCCACGCTTGGtgccctcttcctcatcggcTACACGATCGACTACAACAGTACGTCTCTCCGTCACTGAttttcatctccaccttGACTGACCACATCTCGACTTTTTTTCCATCCCCACTTTGCCAACCTTGCCACGCCCACCCAAACAGTGCACCTCAAGCACCACAAGCACGGCCACCACTAGACGTCTTTGGACCTAGAGATGCGTGATAGTAGTTTTTAAAAATGAACCCAAAAGGAATGCAGTGTTGTGGATGTCTCGCGCGGGAGGAATTGGCGCAAGGaaacaagaaggaagcgcTCGGACCGTCAACCGTCGAATTTTGCATTTGAAAAGGGAGCAATACGCTTATCGCCCGACTACTACAtgtggaaagaaaaagcaaACCCGATACAAATGACATTTGACTCTTTGCCTAACCGCTCATGGTAGATTCAAAGTGAAGTACATAACTGTCAAGCTTACGCTCATGGAGCCTATACTGATGGAGCCTATATTGATACACACACACAACAACTCGATATGAGACCCGAGTTCAATATACCACTACACTATTCAACGACCTATCGTAATATAGCTATTCGGTAGATCGACCATTCCGTAGAATTAATACCAAAGAGCCGATATTCCTGTTATATACTGTGGGCGGCAATGGAACGGAACCAACTGAATCGATTAACCAATAGGACACTTGAGTATTTCCCTACAACCTCTTAAAAAGATCTTCGCACatataaaaaaaaagtggCTGGCTGTTTGAAAATGGTCCGAAAAAGGCCAAAATCACTCCAACGAGCCCAGCCAAACGTCCCAGTTTGCAACAAGCCTCGGCAACCGGCCAATGTCCGCAAAAAGCGTCGGAGCCTACTTCATTCACCACGCACCACGCACCACTGCTATTTTCTCATACGTGCGGCGGTGTCTGCCGGTTTCTGCTGGGGACTTTTGCCCGAGCGGTTCTCCAAAGCtctgccgccgccgcccgGCAAAAAAGTTTTGCCCGTGGCAAAAGTATCGCGGGCAAAAGTAGCTACTTCCCCCCACATCTCTCCCAACCACCCGCCCAACGCCGAGCGGTTCCCACCCGGGTTTTCACTCCCGTGACTCCATCCTCTCGCATTAttacccttctccttctccttttgcttttgcttcttcccGCGTCTCCCTGCGCCAGAACCGGCATAGGCAGGTCGAGGATGGTCGAGATCTTGGCCAAGATCGATATGGTTTCGTGAACGAGTCGATAATTTCGGATTATCCACATGGTGCACCGCGTTAGCGGCGACTTGCCGACCAGACATGGGTCCCGTTCCCTCTGCACCGTCTCCAGCCCGGGACGACaagtcatcatcatattCAAacccatcctcatcctcctcgcccaCATCGCTCCCTTCAAACACACCCCAAATATCCGACGCTTCAAGCTGGGCCAACGTCGTCGACTTGCTTGGTTCTCGCAAACCACTGGAAATCGGAGGAGCGGGGATGGTCCAGAGAGTGGAAAAGTCGACAGAttggaagaatggatgGGTTTTGATGAATGTAATGCTAGGTCGGAGATTGGGTTCGAGATTCTAACCAGATTTCCAAATTTTCGCGCGTGAGCGAAAACAAAAATATAAAAAATGTCTGGAACCCTCCATCTCGAGAGATAGTTCAAGACTTACCAAAATGGTGTCAATGAGGGACTTTGCATCTTTGTCAATGCATTCAGGAAACTCCATTTCCCGTTTCAAGATCTTTTGAAAGGTCAAGTAATCTGTTGCACCTCGGAATGGCGGTTTCCCACAGATAAACTGGTAGAGGATGCACCCAAAAGCCCAAATGTCGGATCTGTGTTACGTCAAAGAGACAAAATCAAGTTTCAGCAAttaaacaaaacaaaaagaacgAAAGGTTGGGAAAAGGCATTGTAAAACATACGCCGTGGTTGCAACTTCGTTTCGCAAGACTTCAGGACTGACAAAATCCGCACTCCCAACAAACGATCGGCTTCTTGAACTATCATCTGCGACCGGCTCTTCTCGTGCAATGATCTTGGCACTTCCAAAATCTGTAATCTTGATACGCATATCCTcgtcaagaagaatgcTAAGATACGTGAATCAGCATGCAAACCcaaaataataataacaATAAACACTTACTTTTCCGGCTTGAGGTCACGGTGAATGACACCTCGGGAATGCACGAATTCAAGAGTATCAATCAACTGAGCGGCATAATACCGTGCAGAAGTGATATCAAGCGAGCCGTATTTGCGAATCATCGACGCCAATTCGCCATTACTCGCAAGGCTCAGCACAAAGTCTAAGTGTCTTTCGTTTAGCTCGCTACCCCTATAAACCAGGAAAATGAATCCGCTCAcagagtgaagaagaatcgTTAAACGTAGAGAACAACCTGACAACACCCGGGtgtgcagcagcagcaggcgATTTGCCTGTAGTACTCCCACTCTTCATTGATCTCTCACTCGGTGCCAATGACTGACGCCGGCGTTTAGGTGTCGAGTGAGGTCGATCTCGAGCGGTTTCTCTGCTCGTACGTTGCCCGTCGACTGACAAGAGGGGTGAACTGCGTGGTTCGGGGGTAGACGGTAtctgaggtggaggaagggtaAGGTGGATGGCAGCCCCGAGATCTTCAGAGCTTGCCCctggctcttcttcgtccttgtccttttctccGCCTTCAGTCGACTCTTCCCGTACAGGTGAGGGAGGACGAGACCTTGTCATATTGTCCCAATCTCTATCCCTATCCCATTCACGTGACGGTGTCTCCTGTCGATCTCCTCGATCATGAATAAGCATCTCAGTCTGTTCCTGCACCCGTGTCGGAGGTTCGGCTGAGCGGCTAGGTCGCCTGCCCTTGGTATTgccaccacctccacttgTTGCAGTCGGAGAGAGCTGAGTGCTACCACTCGAAGCAGTAAGGACGGGGCTGGAAGCGGCGCTAGAGGTGGTTACGATGGAAAGGCGATCACGCGTATCTttcttgctgctgctggccGCCCCGCCAGCGACTGAAGCCACACTGGACT includes these proteins:
- a CDS encoding hypothetical protein (Match to EST gb|CF188616.1|CF188616; HMMPfam hit to Thiolase_C, Thiolase, C-terminal domain, score: 197.5, E(): 2.6e-56; HMMPfam hit to Thiolase_N, Thiolase, N-terminal domain, score: 395.1, E(): 8.3e-116), yielding MHTSLRLLSQNIKQARIMANPVYIVSASRTPVGAKDGALATVSAPQLGVVAVKHAVERAGIKPERVEELYMGNVVQAGVGQSPARQVGIGAGIPETADATTINKVCASGMKAIMLAAQNIQLGQRGVMVAGGMESMSQAPFLVPRQTPAFGHFETKDSLVVDGLFDVYNKFPMGNCAEHTAAKLKITREDQDDFCLSSYTRAQEAWAADAFADEIAPVTVKGRKGDVVVKEDEEYKKLLKDKFRTIRPVFVKENGTVTAANASTLNDGASAVVLASGEVVEKEGLKPLAKILGFADAACAPIDFPTAPTLAVPLALKNAGVTKDEIALWEFNEAFSVVGVAAERVLGLDRSKVNVKGGAVALGHPIGSSGSRIVVTLVHALKKGEKGVAAICNGGGAASAIVVERL
- a CDS encoding hypothetical protein (HMMPfam hit to Mito_carr, Mitochondrial carrier protein, score: 101.5, E(): 2e-27) — protein: MSPPADGKLGKGESGTARVLGSGASGVAELLVFHPVDTVAKRLMSNKAALSTTSLNSIIFRSAATAPIHSKFLSLFPGLGYAAGYKIAQRVYKFGGQPWFRDVIDKNGGGWFKSTFGNKWGGMMMHATAGSLTGIGEVVLLPLDVLKIKMQTNPDSIRGRGLLKLVTDEGIGSLYRGWGWTMARNAPGSFALFGGSAVTKEFLFKLSDYSSATWTQNFVASIAGAVASITVAAPLDVVKTRIQNANFGSSVGGATIIKEMIKQEGMGAFFKGLTPKILVVGPKLVFSYTLAQSLIPFFGKYV
- a CDS encoding hypothetical protein (Match to EST gb|CF183560.1|CF183560), with the protein product MLPTAARRSLAGLIPPKIATPGAVSSGTTSARTAQVIDFYSKLPKGPKPASERVGGIKGRFFQGKNASGAPVVATLGALFLIGYTIDYNMHLKHHKHGHH
- a CDS encoding hypothetical protein (HMMPfam hit to Pkinase, Protein kinase domain, score: 198.0, E(): 1.9e-56) gives rise to the protein MASLAAAPSPTSSTPPPSSPYARLSAPTMARNSSSSSSRSTASCSSTSSVQAVPMRPPPIETSTAATSRSQLPSSRHSENEAERDTSYTSPGLSVGGRGGLARNGPRSNRLGTSPQARHVPPSIVALSPSPSPILNMVPKRQSNTETVSGTSPSTPLGKSFLAQQDLSPNSNTIPLRVTISVDPNERLSHDRESHSVERPRSTGNSPVRGRHGHLSTPSSPTSSYRALGGKPRTLSVDAGQNWGRSQRNRLRDGDDRERRQSQVSSASSGALKKHSLDDWVLGEELGVGSYSTVYCVTPSANTHSPTSPQPARKYALKVINQAHLIQEKKVKYAMVERDALIRLSDPRPSKGHKRGVSSSSSSGYTQTGSAGKRKSTASIGGQSSVASVAGGAASSSKKDTRDRLSIVTTSSAASSPVLTASSGSTQLSPTATSGGGGNTKGRRPSRSAEPPTRVQEQTEMLIHDRGDRQETPSREWDRDRDWDNMTRSRPPSPVREESTEGGEKDKDEEEPGASSEDLGAAIHLTLPPPQIPSTPEPRSSPLLSVDGQRTSRETARDRPHSTPKRRRQSLAPSERSMKSGSTTGKSPAAAAHPGVVRLFSTFNDSSSLYFVLSLASNGELASMIRKYGSLDITSARYYAAQLIDTLEFVHSRGVIHRDLKPENILLDEDMRIKITDFGSAKIIAREEPVADDSSRSRSFVGSADFVSPEVLRNEVATTASDIWAFGCILYQFICGKPPFRGATDYLTFQKILKREMEFPECIDKDAKSLIDTILNLEPNLRPSITFIKTHPFFQSVDFSTLWTIPAPPISSGLREPSKSTTLAQLEASDIWGVFEGSDVGEEDEDGFEYDDDLSSRAGDGAEGTGPMSGRQVAANAVHHVDNPKLSTRSRNHIDLGQDLDHPRPAYAGSGAGRRGKKQKQKEKEKGNNARGWSHGSENPGGNRSALGGWLGEMWGEVATFARDTFATGKTFLPGGGGRALENRSGKSPQQKPADTAARMRK